One Pseudonocardia abyssalis DNA segment encodes these proteins:
- the rho gene encoding transcription termination factor Rho, which translates to MSETDLVSTTPARKRGGLTGMVLAELRQLAEELNISGTTGMRKGDLIAAIKERQAGAPAAPAPAAAAAPAPAVEVPVAAAPAPAAADNGAAPAPTTRRRRTASRPAGAPDSTWAPAATTPPPAAEPPAPEVPAPAAAPVEVPAAVTPAVTPAVETPVVETPAVEAPAAAVETAVQAPSVNGSAPSADTDAPTEGGGRRGRSRRNRNAEQAEPVAADAGDATEERGGRNRTRGSQNGAAQNNATQNGGRNGNQDGAGQNGTAGEQRSEGRVGDARDDNRGGGDRGENRNDNRGGNDRSDNRADRNDNRGGNDNRGPRDNRPDDDSDDDGDGRGRRGRRFRDRRRGRDRDRGGAGNGGGQGNVDTEVRDDDVLLPVAGIVDILDNYAFVRTTGYLSGPTDCYVSLSLVRKHGLRRGDAITGAVREGREGEQSRQKFNPLVRVDTINGQDPEASRNRAEFTKLTPLYPNDRLRLETESHIMTTRIIDLVMPIGKGQRALIVSPPKAGKTMVLQAIANAITTNNPECHLMVVLVDERPEEVTDMTRSVKGEVIASTFDRPASDHTTVAELAIERAKRLVEMGHDVVVLLDSITRLGRAYNLAAPASGRILSGGVDSTALYPPKRFLGAARNIENGGSLTILATALVETGSTMDTVIFEEFKGTGNAELKLDRRIADKRVFPAVDVGDSGTRKEELLLSPDELAVMVKLRRVLSALDDQQAIDLLLTQLKKTRTNIEFLMQVAKGLPVGDTD; encoded by the coding sequence GTGAGCGAGACCGATCTCGTCAGCACCACGCCCGCCCGCAAGCGGGGTGGCCTCACCGGAATGGTGCTGGCGGAGCTCCGCCAGCTGGCCGAGGAGCTGAACATCTCCGGCACCACCGGGATGCGCAAGGGCGATCTCATCGCCGCCATCAAGGAGCGCCAGGCCGGCGCACCCGCCGCCCCGGCCCCCGCCGCGGCCGCCGCCCCGGCGCCCGCCGTCGAGGTGCCCGTCGCCGCGGCTCCGGCCCCGGCCGCCGCCGACAACGGCGCGGCCCCGGCCCCCACCACCCGTCGGCGCCGCACGGCATCGCGCCCGGCCGGCGCGCCCGACTCGACGTGGGCGCCCGCCGCGACCACCCCGCCGCCCGCGGCCGAGCCCCCGGCCCCCGAGGTCCCGGCTCCCGCTGCCGCGCCCGTCGAGGTCCCGGCCGCCGTCACCCCCGCCGTCACCCCCGCGGTCGAGACGCCCGTCGTGGAGACCCCGGCCGTCGAGGCCCCGGCAGCCGCCGTCGAGACGGCGGTGCAGGCGCCGTCCGTCAACGGGTCGGCCCCCTCGGCCGACACCGACGCCCCCACCGAGGGTGGTGGCCGTCGCGGCCGCAGCCGTCGCAACCGCAATGCCGAGCAGGCCGAGCCCGTGGCCGCCGACGCCGGTGACGCCACCGAGGAGCGCGGCGGGCGCAACCGCACGCGCGGCTCGCAGAACGGTGCCGCCCAGAACAACGCCACCCAGAACGGTGGCCGCAACGGCAACCAGGACGGGGCCGGCCAGAACGGCACGGCCGGTGAGCAGCGCTCCGAGGGCCGCGTCGGCGACGCCCGCGACGACAACCGGGGTGGCGGCGACCGCGGCGAGAACCGGAACGACAACCGCGGCGGCAACGACCGCAGCGACAACCGGGCCGACCGCAACGACAACCGCGGCGGCAACGACAACCGCGGCCCGCGCGACAACCGCCCGGACGACGACTCCGACGACGACGGCGACGGCCGCGGCCGCCGCGGCCGTCGCTTCCGGGACCGTCGACGCGGCCGCGACCGCGACCGCGGCGGCGCGGGCAACGGCGGCGGCCAGGGCAACGTCGACACCGAGGTGCGCGACGACGACGTCCTGCTCCCCGTCGCCGGCATCGTCGACATCCTCGACAACTACGCGTTCGTCCGGACCACGGGCTACCTCTCCGGCCCCACCGACTGCTACGTCTCGCTCTCGCTCGTGCGCAAGCACGGCCTGCGCCGCGGCGACGCGATCACCGGTGCGGTCCGCGAGGGCCGCGAGGGCGAGCAGTCCCGCCAGAAGTTCAACCCGCTCGTCCGCGTCGACACCATCAACGGGCAGGACCCGGAGGCGTCGCGCAACCGCGCCGAGTTCACCAAGCTCACGCCGCTCTACCCGAACGACCGGCTGCGCCTCGAGACCGAGTCGCACATCATGACCACGCGGATCATCGACCTGGTCATGCCGATCGGCAAGGGTCAGCGCGCGCTGATCGTCAGCCCGCCCAAGGCGGGCAAGACGATGGTGCTGCAGGCGATCGCCAACGCGATCACCACGAACAACCCGGAGTGCCACCTCATGGTCGTCCTGGTGGACGAGCGGCCGGAGGAGGTCACCGACATGACCCGGTCGGTGAAGGGCGAGGTCATCGCCTCCACCTTCGACCGTCCCGCCTCCGACCACACCACGGTCGCCGAGCTGGCCATCGAGCGGGCGAAGCGCCTCGTCGAGATGGGCCACGACGTCGTCGTGCTGCTCGACTCGATCACCCGCCTGGGCCGGGCCTACAACCTGGCCGCGCCCGCGTCGGGCCGGATCCTCTCCGGTGGTGTCGACTCCACGGCGCTCTACCCGCCCAAGCGCTTCCTCGGCGCCGCGCGCAACATCGAGAACGGTGGATCGCTCACCATCCTCGCCACCGCGCTGGTCGAGACCGGTTCCACGATGGACACGGTGATCTTCGAGGAGTTCAAGGGCACCGGCAACGCCGAGCTCAAGCTCGACCGCCGCATCGCCGACAAGCGGGTCTTCCCGGCCGTCGACGTCGGCGACTCGGGCACCCGCAAGGAGGAGCTGCTGCTCTCGCCCGACGAGCTGGCCGTCATGGTCAAGCTGCGCCGGGTGCTCTCCGCGCTGGACGACCAGCAGGCCATCGACCTGCTGCTCACCCAGCTCAAGAAGACCCGCACCAACATCGAGTTCCTGATGCAGGTCGCCAAGGGCCTCCCGGTCGGCGACACCGACTGA
- the rpmE gene encoding 50S ribosomal protein L31: MRSGIHPEYVTTQVTCSCGNSFTTRSTKSNGSITAETCSACHPFYTGKQRILDAGGRVARFEARYGKRAGK, translated from the coding sequence GTGCGATCTGGCATCCACCCCGAGTACGTCACCACCCAGGTGACCTGCAGCTGCGGCAACTCGTTCACCACGCGCAGCACCAAGTCCAACGGCTCGATCACCGCCGAGACCTGCTCCGCCTGCCACCCCTTCTACACCGGCAAGCAGCGCATCCTCGACGCCGGTGGCCGCGTGGCGCGCTTCGAGGCGCGCTACGGCAAGCGGGCCGGCAAGTAG
- the prfA gene encoding peptide chain release factor 1 yields the protein MPAPAVDAMLAEHAELELRLADPAIHADASLARKLGRRYAELGPIVAASRELSTAREDLSAARELAGEDPSFAAEADDLVARIPALETRLAELLVPRDPHDGDDVVMEVKSGEGGEESALFASDLVRMYTRYAERRGWRTEVLDANVSDLGGYKDITLIVRARAPEPDGVWSALKFEGGVHRVQRVPVTESQGRIHTSAAGVLVYPDTGEDADVEIDEKDLRVDVFRSSGHGGQSVNTTDSAVRITHLPSGIVVSCQNERSQLQNRARAMEVLRSRLQAVHEAELAAEAMAERKSQVRTVDRSERIRTYNYPENRIADHRVGYKAHNLSTVLDGDLDDLLTALTAADRAEQLSS from the coding sequence ATGCCGGCACCGGCCGTCGACGCGATGCTCGCCGAGCACGCCGAGCTGGAGCTGCGCCTCGCCGACCCGGCCATCCACGCCGACGCGTCGCTGGCCCGCAAGCTCGGCCGCCGCTACGCGGAGCTGGGCCCGATCGTCGCCGCCTCCCGCGAGCTGTCCACCGCCCGCGAGGACCTCTCCGCCGCCCGTGAGCTGGCGGGGGAGGACCCCTCGTTCGCCGCCGAGGCCGACGACCTCGTCGCCCGCATCCCCGCACTGGAGACCCGCCTCGCCGAGCTGCTCGTCCCGCGCGACCCGCACGACGGCGACGACGTCGTGATGGAGGTCAAGTCGGGGGAGGGCGGCGAGGAGTCCGCGCTGTTCGCGAGCGACCTCGTGCGCATGTACACCCGCTACGCCGAGCGGCGCGGCTGGCGGACCGAGGTGCTCGACGCCAACGTCTCCGACCTCGGCGGCTACAAGGACATCACCCTGATCGTGCGGGCGCGGGCGCCCGAGCCCGACGGGGTGTGGAGCGCGCTGAAGTTCGAGGGCGGGGTGCACCGCGTGCAGCGCGTGCCCGTCACCGAGTCGCAGGGCCGCATCCACACCTCCGCCGCCGGCGTGCTCGTCTATCCCGACACCGGTGAGGACGCCGACGTCGAGATCGACGAGAAGGACCTGCGCGTCGACGTGTTCCGCTCCTCGGGCCACGGTGGGCAGAGCGTCAACACCACCGACTCGGCCGTGCGGATCACCCACCTGCCCTCCGGCATCGTCGTGAGCTGCCAGAACGAGCGCAGCCAGCTGCAGAACCGGGCGCGGGCGATGGAGGTGCTGCGGTCGCGGCTGCAGGCGGTGCACGAGGCCGAGCTGGCCGCGGAGGCGATGGCGGAGCGGAAGTCGCAGGTGCGCACCGTCGACCGCTCGGAGCGCATCCGCACCTACAACTACCCCGAGAACCGCATCGCCGACCACCGCGTCGGCTACAAGGCGCACAACCTCAGCACGGTCCTCGACGGCGACCTCGACGACCTGCTGACGGCCCTCACGGCGGCCGACCGGGCGGAGCAGCTGAGCTCATGA